A genomic window from Algoriphagus sp. Y33 includes:
- a CDS encoding ABC transporter permease, with product MLHTYLKIAWRGLLTKKSYTFINVGGLAAGLATAMLIGLWIFDELSYDRYHQNYDKIAQVMLNQTFDGKVSSGTSQPLQVGSELNNKFGSNFKHVVMSSGTRNSVLSVGANPVTISGKFMDVDAPEMLSLEMLTGKRESLQDINSILLSESTAQVLFGTKDPLGEVVRINNKSDLEVTGVYRDIPENSSFSDLRFIAPWEFMVKDEELADRVGWGNNWFLTYVQLADQVNLATVSSSIKDVKRSHIDPEDADRINPELFLHPMSKWHLYSKFENGVSIGGRIEFVWLFGTIGIFVLFLACINFMNLSTARSEKRAKEVGIRKVIGSFRSQLITQFFSESLLVTFLAFGFSIALVQLALPWFNEVSGKKMILPWDNWFFWAASIGFTILTGLIAGSLPAFYFSSFKPISVLKGTFKVGKFATLPRKALVVIQFTVSVTLIIGTIIVYRQIQFAKNRPVGYGREGLVTIPIHTAAIKDHFEALRTDLISTGLVSEVALSQSSITNTWTTNSGFNWRGKDPSMQDVVITGAISPEFGKVVDWKIVEGRDFSRDFASDSSGFILNQAAVEYMGFEEPIGETIQAFDRTYTIIGVVENMVTQSLYEPVKQSAFYLDSFNRARLINIKINPEVSGEKALEGIGNVFKDYDPSVPFEYSFADDEFAGKYAFEERIGKLTGFFTALAVFISCLGLSGLASYIAEQRKKELGIRKVLGATVINLWYMLSSEFVLLVVISCVISIPISYAYLHGWLEQFEYRVPLHWWVFLAAGVGAMGVALLTVSFQSIKAALMNPVKSLKSE from the coding sequence ATGTTACATACCTACTTGAAAATTGCTTGGAGAGGACTTCTTACAAAAAAAAGCTACACATTCATCAATGTAGGAGGTTTGGCTGCCGGTCTTGCGACAGCTATGCTGATTGGGTTGTGGATTTTTGATGAGCTTTCTTATGATCGTTACCATCAGAACTACGATAAAATAGCTCAGGTGATGCTTAATCAAACCTTTGACGGGAAAGTGTCCTCAGGAACAAGTCAACCTTTACAAGTGGGATCCGAACTCAACAACAAATTCGGAAGCAATTTTAAACATGTGGTCATGTCCTCTGGAACAAGAAACTCTGTCCTATCGGTCGGGGCCAATCCAGTTACAATTTCAGGGAAATTTATGGATGTGGATGCGCCAGAGATGCTTTCGCTGGAGATGCTCACCGGTAAGCGGGAAAGTTTGCAGGACATCAATTCTATTCTACTTTCTGAATCAACTGCACAGGTGCTTTTCGGAACCAAAGATCCGCTTGGAGAAGTAGTGCGGATCAATAATAAATCAGACCTCGAAGTCACTGGAGTTTATAGAGATATACCGGAAAACTCATCTTTCTCAGATTTAAGATTTATAGCACCTTGGGAATTCATGGTGAAAGATGAAGAATTGGCTGATAGAGTAGGTTGGGGGAATAATTGGTTTTTGACTTATGTACAATTGGCTGATCAGGTGAATCTTGCCACAGTCTCCAGCTCCATTAAGGATGTCAAGCGATCACACATAGATCCAGAAGATGCAGATAGGATCAACCCAGAACTATTTTTGCATCCGATGTCTAAATGGCATCTTTATTCCAAATTTGAAAATGGGGTAAGTATAGGAGGAAGGATAGAGTTTGTATGGTTATTTGGGACGATTGGCATATTTGTACTATTTCTTGCATGCATCAATTTTATGAATCTGAGTACCGCCCGCTCTGAAAAAAGGGCAAAGGAAGTAGGAATTCGCAAAGTCATTGGCTCTTTTAGGAGCCAACTCATAACTCAGTTTTTCAGTGAGTCCTTGTTAGTTACTTTTCTGGCATTTGGTTTTTCAATTGCGTTGGTTCAGCTGGCTCTACCATGGTTTAATGAGGTTTCTGGCAAAAAAATGATACTGCCTTGGGACAATTGGTTCTTCTGGGCAGCAAGCATTGGTTTTACTATATTGACCGGATTGATAGCAGGAAGCTTACCTGCATTCTATTTTTCATCCTTTAAGCCTATCTCTGTATTAAAGGGGACTTTCAAAGTCGGAAAATTCGCAACTCTTCCAAGAAAAGCTTTAGTAGTCATTCAATTTACAGTATCAGTAACTCTCATCATCGGAACGATCATAGTTTACCGGCAAATTCAATTTGCTAAAAACAGACCTGTGGGCTACGGAAGGGAAGGGTTGGTAACTATTCCTATACACACAGCAGCTATCAAAGATCATTTTGAAGCATTGAGAACGGACTTGATTTCAACTGGGCTAGTTTCTGAAGTTGCTTTGTCCCAAAGTTCCATTACCAATACCTGGACTACAAATAGTGGTTTTAATTGGAGAGGAAAGGATCCAAGCATGCAAGATGTAGTGATTACGGGTGCTATCAGTCCGGAGTTTGGAAAAGTAGTTGATTGGAAAATTGTGGAAGGACGAGATTTCTCCAGGGATTTTGCGTCAGACTCATCTGGGTTTATTTTAAATCAAGCTGCAGTAGAATATATGGGGTTTGAAGAGCCAATCGGCGAAACTATCCAAGCTTTTGATAGGACATATACAATCATCGGAGTGGTAGAAAATATGGTTACTCAGTCCCTTTACGAACCTGTCAAACAATCGGCTTTTTACTTAGATTCTTTCAACCGGGCAAGATTAATTAACATCAAAATAAACCCGGAAGTCAGTGGTGAGAAAGCTTTGGAAGGGATAGGGAATGTCTTCAAGGATTATGATCCATCGGTTCCATTTGAGTACAGTTTTGCAGATGATGAGTTTGCAGGAAAATATGCTTTTGAAGAAAGAATAGGAAAGCTAACTGGCTTCTTTACTGCATTGGCAGTGTTTATCAGTTGTTTGGGTTTATCTGGATTGGCATCTTATATCGCTGAGCAACGCAAAAAGGAATTGGGAATCCGAAAAGTTTTAGGAGCGACTGTAATCAACCTTTGGTATATGCTTTCCAGCGAGTTTGTGCTACTTGTGGTTATCTCCTGCGTGATTTCTATTCCTATTTCCTATGCTTATTTGCATGGATGGCTGGAACAATTTGAATACCGAGTACCATTGCATTGGTGGGTTTTTCTTGCCGCAGGAGTTGGTGCGATGGGCGTTGCTTTACTTACGGTAAGTTTCCAATCCATCAAAGCAGCACTGATGAATCCCGTGAAGAGTTTGAAGAGTGAGTAG
- a CDS encoding ABC transporter permease, with amino-acid sequence MWKNYLKIAFRSLVKNKLHTAINVSGLALGIASVFLMTSYVVYELGYDRYYEEHENLYRISWEDTNPQTRTPHPMAQAMVNDFPEVENAVSLSPLWGAGLTRRIFSVRNLEKDLRFDETNVLAVDSTFFDVFRIPVVRGNAKNALKSINGLLISESTAKKYFGEEDPIGKFLAVNADTVLLEVMAVFKDVPDQSHFHFDLLVSYVREKSFDPDNDYYTWNDFGHFNYVRLKENSDAKVLEGKLMNWAKNHMDHVSEEVFQSLITSDLGFKLQPVSDIHLHSNLRWELEANGNIEYVYIMVAAALLTLLVSCINFMNLMTAKSAERTKEIGVRKTLGVLRSQLSLQFMSESLILTLISVVFAVLIIELSLPLYNSVTGQSATLDYMEAFPVLGGLIIIIGIGAAIFPSLYLSSAKPYDILKGKYQQSTNVKSLQKGLIVFQFAISMVLISGAIVIFNQLDYIRNKNLGFNTEEVLVIPLKEKSVSGRMEALKSEILKIEGVNSVSASSNLPGGQYNQHTIFAADDPENRLNSSNAFVDYDFMKTLNIELVDGRFFLPENRADIEASFVLNEMAVQQLNLSEAVGSEIRWMAFGNEIKGKVIGVMKDFHFQSLHSPVQPLFFVLYPSYNHLIISVDVDNFEDKITNIKQVYSEFDDSFDFEYAFLDDQLNKQYKAESRTGLIFGSFTGIAIAIACFGLFGMAMITFNQRTKEVSVRKVLGASIVQLTVLLIGDFTRLILIAAVVATPLAWFIMEWWLGNFTYQVGIHPAVFLFSGLILVFIAWIALSYFTFKTIRVNPTETLKNE; translated from the coding sequence ATGTGGAAAAACTACCTGAAAATCGCATTTCGTAGCCTTGTCAAAAACAAGCTTCATACAGCTATCAACGTTTCCGGATTGGCTCTGGGGATTGCCAGTGTTTTTCTTATGACTTCTTATGTGGTTTATGAGCTGGGATATGATAGGTATTATGAGGAGCACGAGAACCTGTACCGCATCTCATGGGAAGATACCAACCCGCAAACCCGCACGCCTCATCCAATGGCCCAGGCCATGGTAAATGATTTTCCCGAAGTGGAAAACGCAGTTAGCCTCTCTCCGCTTTGGGGTGCAGGATTGACACGGAGGATCTTTTCGGTCCGTAATCTTGAAAAGGACTTACGGTTTGACGAAACCAACGTCTTGGCTGTTGATTCCACTTTTTTTGATGTGTTTCGAATTCCGGTTGTGCGGGGCAACGCAAAAAATGCCCTGAAAAGTATCAACGGACTATTAATATCCGAATCCACGGCTAAGAAATATTTTGGCGAGGAAGATCCAATCGGAAAATTTCTCGCCGTAAACGCTGATACAGTATTACTGGAAGTTATGGCAGTTTTCAAAGATGTGCCTGATCAGAGCCATTTCCACTTCGATCTGTTGGTTTCCTATGTCCGTGAAAAGTCTTTCGATCCTGATAATGATTATTATACATGGAATGATTTCGGCCACTTTAATTACGTCAGATTAAAGGAAAATTCAGATGCAAAAGTATTGGAGGGTAAATTGATGAACTGGGCTAAAAACCATATGGATCATGTGTCTGAGGAAGTGTTTCAATCTTTGATAACCAGTGACTTAGGATTTAAGCTACAGCCTGTTTCCGATATTCATCTCCACTCAAATCTTCGCTGGGAACTTGAAGCGAATGGCAATATCGAATATGTATATATCATGGTAGCTGCGGCATTGCTTACACTGTTGGTTTCTTGCATCAACTTTATGAATCTCATGACCGCAAAGTCGGCCGAGCGGACAAAGGAAATAGGAGTGAGAAAAACCCTTGGTGTATTGCGTAGTCAACTTTCCCTTCAATTTATGAGTGAATCGTTAATTTTAACCCTTATCTCGGTAGTTTTTGCCGTTCTTATCATTGAATTAAGTCTCCCTCTTTACAATTCAGTGACGGGACAATCAGCAACATTGGACTACATGGAAGCTTTTCCGGTTTTAGGAGGTCTTATTATAATCATTGGCATAGGCGCGGCTATATTTCCATCACTCTATCTTTCATCTGCGAAACCTTACGATATTCTAAAAGGGAAATATCAACAATCGACCAACGTGAAAAGCTTGCAAAAAGGGTTGATCGTATTTCAGTTTGCCATTTCGATGGTACTGATCTCAGGAGCGATAGTCATTTTTAATCAACTCGACTATATTAGGAACAAAAATTTGGGGTTTAATACAGAGGAAGTGCTTGTCATACCATTGAAAGAAAAATCTGTCTCCGGGCGAATGGAAGCATTGAAGTCCGAAATACTGAAAATAGAAGGTGTTAACTCTGTTTCTGCAAGTTCAAACTTACCGGGAGGACAGTATAACCAGCATACTATTTTTGCCGCGGATGATCCTGAGAATCGTCTGAATAGTTCGAATGCGTTCGTAGATTACGATTTTATGAAAACTCTGAACATAGAGTTGGTTGATGGCCGTTTTTTTCTGCCCGAAAATAGGGCCGATATCGAGGCTTCATTTGTACTTAACGAAATGGCTGTACAGCAGCTCAACCTTTCAGAAGCCGTGGGAAGTGAGATCCGGTGGATGGCTTTTGGAAATGAAATAAAAGGGAAAGTAATCGGTGTAATGAAGGACTTTCATTTTCAATCACTGCACAGCCCTGTCCAACCGCTGTTTTTTGTACTTTATCCTTCATATAATCATCTGATAATCAGTGTTGATGTCGACAACTTTGAAGATAAAATCACCAACATCAAACAAGTCTATTCGGAATTTGATGATTCTTTCGATTTTGAATATGCGTTTTTGGATGACCAACTCAACAAACAATATAAAGCAGAAAGCCGCACTGGTCTTATTTTCGGATCATTTACAGGCATTGCCATTGCCATTGCCTGCTTCGGGTTGTTTGGAATGGCAATGATCACGTTTAATCAGCGTACGAAAGAAGTAAGTGTCAGGAAAGTTCTTGGTGCTTCTATCGTTCAGCTGACTGTTTTATTAATTGGAGACTTCACCCGGTTGATATTAATTGCCGCTGTTGTTGCCACTCCGTTAGCGTGGTTTATAATGGAATGGTGGCTGGGTAATTTTACCTATCAAGTGGGTATTCATCCTGCGGTTTTCCTCTTTTCCGGATTGATTCTGGTCTTTATTGCATGGATTGCTCTAAGCTATTTTACTTTCAAGACGATTCGTGTTAATCCTACAGAAACCCTGAAAAATGAATGA
- a CDS encoding ABC transporter permease, whose protein sequence is MFYHYLKIASRNLWRNKVFSLINIMGLAVGMAACLLIFRYVDFELSYDDFRKPTIYRLSSNAYMNGEIVGKRAQTAPALAPAFQRDISEVIQAARIVHTAPLMSDPVFQVGDRSFHEEKIYYADSSFLFMFSYQMLRGDAKAALTQQGSVVLSESMSKKYFPDGDAVGESLNFHMGEMGQTQLLISGVFEDVPKNSHLQTDFIISFNSLPWNLNENWDWGNFYNYIEILPESEPETVKQKIHGVLEKYRGETIAEWRREGYFEEFDLQPIQGIHLDSNLEAEAEVNGSRRTVSFLTLIAFFILVIAWINYINLTTAKAMERVREIGIRKVVGSSRAQLMLQFLAESCLINLVAALLAVLISNLLMTPFHALTLGHFATGFDLKMGLGIISLFVFGTFISGLYPAIALSFQPVQLIKGDIKNSRGAQLRKALVVFQFAASIALIAGTFGVREQLDFMQHQDMGLDLEQTLILKGPGIKDSTYQSQLTFFKNEVQLLPEVQSVSVSSNIPGQQLSWARSFYPPATPEFRKGVNIVAVDEDFFELYGSTFLAGRNFSTEIPSDRGAVIFNETAIRQLGFNSAEEAVQQKIIWDEAENDQHTKEILGVIKDFNQQSLHNEVEPMVFALKEYLNAPWAGEYYSLKITSTDYPNALKQIQASWSEVFPGSPFDYFFLDAYFDSQYKSDRQFAKVFSLFAGLAILIACLGLFGLSSYMTLQRTKEIGVRKVLGASVFTIMSLLSREFLRLIGIASIIILPAVWYFMKKWLENFAYRVEIHWWLLVLPVVLVWFMALVTISFQSVKAALMNPVKSLKSE, encoded by the coding sequence ATGTTTTACCACTATCTCAAAATCGCATCTAGGAATCTCTGGCGAAACAAAGTGTTTTCGCTGATCAATATTATGGGACTGGCAGTCGGAATGGCTGCCTGCCTGCTTATTTTTAGGTATGTGGATTTTGAGCTAAGTTACGATGACTTCCGAAAGCCCACGATTTACCGTTTATCGAGTAATGCCTATATGAATGGGGAAATAGTGGGAAAACGGGCTCAGACCGCTCCTGCACTGGCACCGGCCTTTCAAAGGGATATTTCGGAAGTGATTCAGGCAGCCCGTATTGTACACACCGCTCCATTGATGTCAGATCCCGTTTTTCAGGTAGGAGATCGGAGTTTTCATGAAGAAAAGATCTATTATGCGGATTCTTCATTCCTCTTCATGTTTTCCTATCAGATGTTGCGGGGCGATGCCAAGGCGGCGCTTACGCAGCAGGGAAGTGTAGTCTTGTCTGAGTCAATGTCAAAGAAATATTTCCCCGATGGGGATGCGGTGGGAGAATCCCTTAATTTTCATATGGGGGAGATGGGGCAGACGCAGTTGCTTATCAGTGGGGTTTTTGAAGATGTTCCTAAGAATTCCCACCTGCAAACTGATTTTATTATCTCCTTCAATTCCCTGCCCTGGAATCTCAATGAGAACTGGGATTGGGGAAATTTCTATAATTACATAGAGATCCTACCGGAAAGCGAACCAGAGACAGTAAAACAAAAAATCCATGGGGTGCTGGAAAAATACAGAGGGGAGACAATAGCCGAATGGCGTAGAGAAGGCTATTTCGAAGAATTTGATCTGCAACCCATCCAGGGGATTCACTTGGACTCAAATCTGGAAGCAGAGGCAGAAGTAAATGGCAGCCGACGTACGGTATCATTTTTAACCCTTATTGCATTTTTTATCCTCGTGATTGCATGGATCAATTATATAAACCTGACCACTGCCAAAGCTATGGAGCGGGTAAGGGAAATCGGGATACGAAAAGTAGTGGGGTCAAGCAGAGCACAATTGATGCTACAGTTTTTGGCGGAATCATGTTTGATCAACTTGGTGGCGGCACTGCTGGCCGTGCTAATTTCAAATCTCCTGATGACTCCCTTCCACGCCCTGACACTGGGGCACTTTGCAACAGGATTCGATTTAAAAATGGGATTGGGCATCATCTCCTTATTTGTTTTCGGGACATTTATTTCGGGATTGTATCCTGCGATAGCACTGTCCTTCCAGCCTGTGCAATTGATAAAGGGGGATATAAAAAACTCCAGGGGGGCTCAGCTCAGAAAAGCATTAGTTGTATTCCAGTTTGCGGCATCCATTGCCCTTATAGCCGGAACTTTCGGTGTACGGGAGCAATTGGACTTTATGCAGCATCAGGACATGGGCCTGGATTTGGAGCAAACACTTATACTGAAGGGACCCGGTATTAAAGATTCAACCTATCAGAGCCAGCTTACCTTTTTTAAAAATGAAGTACAGCTGCTGCCCGAAGTTCAGAGTGTAAGTGTGTCTTCCAATATTCCCGGGCAACAGCTTAGCTGGGCAAGGTCTTTTTATCCACCTGCAACTCCTGAATTCAGGAAGGGGGTGAATATCGTAGCGGTAGATGAGGATTTTTTCGAATTATATGGCAGTACATTTCTTGCGGGGCGCAATTTTTCCACAGAAATCCCCTCTGATCGAGGGGCTGTAATATTCAATGAAACAGCCATCCGTCAGCTAGGTTTCAACAGTGCAGAGGAAGCAGTCCAACAAAAAATCATCTGGGATGAAGCCGAAAACGATCAGCACACGAAGGAAATTTTGGGGGTGATTAAGGATTTTAACCAGCAATCTCTGCATAATGAAGTGGAACCCATGGTTTTTGCATTGAAAGAGTACCTGAATGCTCCTTGGGCTGGGGAATATTATTCTTTGAAAATCACTTCAACTGATTATCCCAATGCATTAAAACAAATCCAAGCTAGTTGGAGCGAGGTTTTTCCGGGAAGTCCCTTTGATTACTTTTTTCTTGATGCCTATTTTGATAGCCAGTATAAATCTGACAGGCAATTCGCAAAAGTTTTCAGCTTGTTTGCAGGTTTGGCTATACTGATAGCGTGCTTGGGATTGTTTGGGCTATCCTCATACATGACTTTGCAGCGCACAAAAGAAATAGGGGTACGGAAGGTTTTGGGAGCTTCGGTGTTTACGATCATGTCTCTGCTTTCACGGGAATTTCTCAGGCTTATAGGCATAGCCAGTATAATCATACTTCCGGCCGTATGGTATTTTATGAAAAAATGGCTGGAAAATTTTGCTTACCGGGTGGAGATTCATTGGTGGCTACTGGTGTTACCGGTGGTTCTAGTCTGGTTCATGGCTCTGGTTACGATCAGCTTCCAGTCTGTAAAAGCTGCTTTGATGAATCCGGTGAAGAGTTTGAAAAGTGAGTGA
- a CDS encoding ABC transporter permease translates to MLKNYLKIAWRNILGKKLFSGINIIGLATGILTALFIFLYVADEVRYDRFHAKAEHTYMIRHNYFMADQDYDSHETAVPLAEKMREQFPEVEHLTSTTAPFDYSFRYEDNIVDEIRTLHADGEFFNVFDFNLLAGNPQTALSEPNSIVVSESTILQLFDDQENVVYQRALGKTLTLDGEDYTITGILETPVEKSHLLFDAVVSIHGLITNAYSKETWLPAGIVNYVVLKEGTKIETLNSKFKQIEEDFLWPQLNKHLGVSITKLENNRAQYGYYLEPILDIHLVRNGNLKYILLFSTTGFLILFLVIINFINLFISSATGRIKEVGIRKTLGAGKNELAKQVFVEATVLCTIAFTLALSAVPLVIHPFNNFVGTALSLAELGSPNYVVALLGLLVTIILFSSAYPAFYLGSVKTIKAVKGIGSGKQNESKSGIQKPFIVFQYAVSISLVICFITLFEQLTYMREKNPGFAKENVVVMPGAYSFEGNREVFKQKLAALSAVQAVSFSYAVPGSTFDATSLFRKDGEDKDFQFHWMNADYDFLHAYDIEVLEGRGVSEAFPTDTAAVLLNEVAAAQLGKDGLIDSYLTNHFGDKIKVIGVIRDFNFEHFKNEVKPLAIALSRADSYELFVSVKLNPGNPQQALKQIGSYWTELNNGASFRYSFMDERLNSLYQTEEQAGKIIGLFTVLAVIICGLGLFGLITFSAARRTKEVGIRKVLGASEWEITYLLSKEFLLLVLIAFGITVPITYMALESWLQQFANRIEIGMGTFLISGVVILLISGLILSFQIVKTAMINPVKSLKSE, encoded by the coding sequence ATGCTAAAAAACTATCTTAAAATCGCTTGGAGAAACATTCTGGGCAAAAAGCTGTTTTCCGGAATAAATATAATAGGACTGGCCACAGGGATTTTGACTGCACTATTTATTTTCCTCTATGTGGCGGATGAGGTGAGGTATGATAGATTTCATGCCAAGGCAGAACATACCTACATGATCCGACATAATTACTTTATGGCGGATCAGGATTATGATTCGCATGAAACAGCAGTACCCTTGGCTGAAAAGATGCGTGAGCAATTTCCCGAAGTGGAGCACCTGACAAGCACCACAGCTCCTTTTGATTACTCATTTCGCTATGAGGACAACATAGTGGATGAGATTAGAACCCTACACGCAGATGGGGAGTTTTTTAATGTTTTTGATTTTAACCTTTTGGCAGGAAATCCCCAAACAGCACTCTCTGAACCCAATTCAATTGTGGTCTCTGAAAGTACTATTCTACAATTGTTTGATGATCAAGAAAATGTAGTTTACCAAAGGGCACTAGGCAAAACACTTACATTGGACGGGGAAGATTATACGATCACCGGAATATTGGAAACCCCTGTGGAGAAATCCCATCTGCTGTTTGATGCCGTCGTATCCATTCATGGGCTGATAACTAATGCATATAGTAAAGAGACTTGGCTTCCTGCAGGTATAGTGAATTATGTGGTGCTAAAGGAAGGGACTAAAATCGAAACCCTTAATTCAAAATTTAAACAAATTGAAGAGGATTTTCTATGGCCTCAGCTGAACAAGCATTTGGGAGTATCCATAACCAAACTGGAAAACAATAGAGCCCAATATGGCTATTATCTTGAGCCTATTCTGGACATTCATTTGGTAAGAAATGGAAACCTGAAATACATCCTGTTGTTTTCCACCACAGGTTTCTTAATCCTTTTCTTGGTCATCATCAATTTTATCAATCTATTTATTTCAAGCGCAACTGGTAGAATAAAAGAAGTGGGTATCCGCAAAACTTTGGGAGCAGGAAAAAATGAGCTCGCAAAGCAGGTCTTTGTAGAAGCTACAGTGCTTTGCACCATCGCATTTACATTAGCACTAAGTGCGGTGCCGTTAGTGATCCACCCGTTCAATAATTTTGTAGGCACAGCGTTAAGTTTAGCTGAATTAGGCTCCCCTAATTATGTTGTTGCACTTTTGGGTTTATTGGTGACTATTATACTATTTTCATCAGCTTATCCCGCATTTTACTTAGGTTCAGTCAAAACGATTAAGGCCGTAAAGGGCATTGGCAGTGGCAAACAAAACGAAAGTAAAAGCGGTATCCAAAAGCCTTTTATTGTTTTTCAATATGCTGTCAGCATAAGCTTGGTGATATGCTTTATCACCCTTTTTGAGCAATTGACTTATATGCGGGAGAAGAACCCCGGCTTTGCCAAAGAAAACGTAGTAGTGATGCCGGGGGCTTATTCTTTTGAGGGAAATCGTGAAGTTTTTAAGCAAAAGCTTGCTGCACTTTCAGCAGTGCAAGCCGTGTCATTTTCTTATGCCGTCCCCGGCAGTACCTTTGATGCTACTAGCCTATTCAGGAAAGATGGAGAGGATAAAGATTTTCAGTTTCACTGGATGAATGCGGATTATGACTTCCTTCATGCGTATGATATTGAGGTATTGGAGGGTAGGGGGGTTTCTGAAGCCTTCCCAACTGATACTGCTGCGGTTCTACTCAATGAAGTGGCAGCAGCGCAGCTAGGGAAAGATGGACTTATTGATAGCTACCTCACAAACCATTTTGGAGACAAGATCAAAGTGATAGGAGTGATCAGGGATTTTAATTTCGAACATTTCAAGAATGAGGTTAAGCCTCTGGCCATTGCTCTTTCCCGAGCAGATTCCTATGAGCTTTTTGTATCGGTAAAATTGAATCCAGGCAATCCCCAACAAGCACTCAAGCAAATAGGATCCTATTGGACTGAGTTAAATAACGGAGCTTCTTTCAGGTATTCATTTATGGATGAGCGCTTGAATAGCCTCTATCAAACTGAAGAGCAGGCAGGAAAGATTATAGGACTGTTCACTGTTTTGGCCGTTATAATCTGCGGCTTGGGCTTGTTCGGATTGATTACTTTTTCTGCTGCCAGGCGCACCAAGGAAGTGGGGATCAGGAAAGTGCTCGGAGCCTCTGAATGGGAAATCACCTATTTGCTTTCCAAGGAATTTCTGCTGCTGGTTCTAATAGCCTTTGGGATTACGGTTCCCATTACCTACATGGCGTTGGAAAGTTGGCTCCAGCAGTTTGCCAACAGGATAGAAATAGGGATGGGTACATTTTTGATTTCAGGAGTGGTTATTTTGCTGATATCCGGTTTGATCCTAAGTTTTCAGATTGTTAAAACAGCTATGATAAATCCGGTGAAGAGTTTGAAGAGTGAGTGA